In the genome of Nitrospira sp., the window CAATCTGGCCGAGATCGGGGTTGAGCAATCCCTTGGGCACAGCAGTGGGATCACTGTACTCATGCCATGTCGAATGCACCGCCCCGGGGATATGTCCGCCGAACTCGTACGCCGCCTTGCCGCGGACATCGATGACGGTAAGATCAGAACGGCCCAACTGCTGCTGAAGCGTTTCGGTATCGATCAATAACGGATGCTGCATGATGTCTTCCTTCTGCACCGTTCGCTGTCGCGTGATTCAAGCATTTAATAACGCGTTGATGTGCGCATCCACCGAGTGCGCCAACGCCGTCAGATTGTAGCCGCCTTCGAGAGACGACAGGATGCGGCCTTTCGCATGGCGCTTGGCGACACCGACAACGATTTCCGTCAGATCGGCATATCCTGCCTCCGTCAAACCCATCCCGGCCAACGGGTCATCCTTGTGCGCATCGAATCCCGCTGAGATAATGACAAACTCAGGCTTGAACGCGTCGGCCACTGGAACCAGCGATTTGAGGAAGATCGCGTGGTACTCCTCATCGCCCTCCCCTGCCTCCATCGGGACGTTGACTGTCAAACCTACCCCCGCTCCGTTGCCTCGCTCGGTTCCTCGCCCCGTGCCGGGATAATGCGGATACTGATGTGTGCTAAAGAATAAAACTGAAGGATCTTGTTCAAAGCTATGCTGCGTCCCATTCCCATGATGGACGTCCCAATCCACGATCAGCACTCTGGTGAGTCCGTATTTCTTTTGGACATAGCGCGCGGCGATGGCCACGTTGTTGAAGAAACAAAACCCCATCGCCCGCCCGGCTTCGGCATGGTGTCCGGGAGGACGCACCGCGCAAAACACATGATCGACCTGGTGAGCCATGATCGCATCGACCGCTGCCAAGGTACCCCCGGCTGCCAGGTAAGCAGCGTTCAGCGTGCCGGGCGACATCGACGTATCAGGATCAAGAGGCATCCGGCCGACAGCCGGTGCTTCCCGATTGAGCATCTCAACATAGTTGGTGGCATGGACCTGTGTAATCCATTCCTCCTCGGCTCTTCGAGGCTCAATTCTCACCAGACGAGCTGCAGTCCCGCTTTGCTCCAACCGTTGCATGATCGCACGCAGCCGATGAGGCGACTCCGGATGCCCGGGTCCCATGTCGTGCTCAAGATAGGCCGAATGATAAACGAGACCAGTTTTCCCCATATCAATTACCCGTGAAGTATCAGACTATCACGCAGAAAACGCCATAGACAACGTCGGCAAGCCCGTGCTACGGTCGATTCACTGTTGTGATCCGGATAGGTGCTCATGCCTAACCCTCGCATTGAACCGCTCAAGAAACTTCTCGACATGGACCCCCATGATGATGTGGCCTGGTTCGGCTTGGGGAAAGCCTATATGGATGATGGCCTCTTCGAGGAAGCCGCCAAATCCTTACATCAGTGCGTGACCGTGAAACCGACCTATTCGGCTGCCTATCTCGCACTCGCTCAGTCACTCCAAAAACTGGGACGTCTGGATGAGTGCCGAACCGTTTGTGCCACGGGCATCGACGTATCAACGAAGAACGGCGACGCCATGGTCACAAAGAATCTCGAAGCGTTGAAGCTGTCGCTCCCATCGTGAGGTCCGGTCCCTCATCCAGCTTCCTGTTTCGTCCTCCCCCATGGGCTAGCTCTGTCTGGCGCCGCCGGCAAGACCCGCTTGTGACAGCTGCTGATCGCATGCGATTCGTGATCCAACTCGCCCTCACGAACGTCACTGCGCAAACCGGTGGGCCATTCGGAGCTGCCGTATTTGAGTCTCAAACGGGCCGGCTCATCGCTGTCGGTGTCAATGTCGTGGAACCCTCCAACTGTTCCCTCGCCCACGCCGAAATGGTGGCACTCGCGAATTCACACCAAACCCTGAGGCATTTCGACCTGGGGACCGACGGCATGCCGATGCTCGAACTGGTTACGAGTTGTGAACCCTGCGCCATGTGTTACGGCGCGATCATTTGGTCCGGTGTCTCAAAAGTCGTTTGCGGCGCGCGAAGATCCGATGCAACATCGATCGGGTTCGACGAAGCTCCCAAACCCAAGAATTGGATCGCGGAGCTGAAGAAACGTAGGATCACCGTAACCAGAGATCTCTGCCGAGCTGAAGCCATTGCTGTCCTTCGGCGCTATGAGCGATCCGGAGGTCGAATCTACAACTCCCGAAAGAGATGATTGGGCCTATTCAGCCGGAGAGTGTGCCATGGCCGGGGCCCATAAGAATGAAGAAATCATGAGCGCATAGCCAACGCACAACTAGCGCCACAGCCGAATATCTCGTGCGAGGCTCCCCGCCCCTCCAAAGTAAAAATTGGCCTTAAAAATCACCAGGTCTGAATTGGGTGTGAGACCGAACCCCAGGCCGAAACTCGCGGGAACCTCTCCGGGCAGGATCATATGCACAACCGGCATGATATAGTGCTGCTGATCCGGCAGCGGGTGAGGATCCTGTAGTTGGCCGATCGTACCATAAGGCTGGAGCCCCAGAGTCAGCTTTTTGCTGACCCAATACCGAACCTCGGCTCGATAGCCAAACGAAAACCACTTGCTCGTATCGGCTCCGACCAAACCGTGATCCAAGTCTGGAGCGTTGATGATGAACGTCCAACGACCGATATCCTTTTGAGCGACGAGCATGATCTCTCCCTCGACGGTGTTATCCTCGAACTGCTTGTTCCACCATTCGATCTCCGCATACCATCCCAAGTTGACGGGCAGCTGGTCTTTTTCAAAAAGCCGTCCGCGCAGTCGGAACTTCGAGCCGGCATACTGAGGAGCCATCAGGGGAGACCCTGGAATGGCCCAATTCAGGTAATAAGCGAAGTCAATCTTCTTGGTGAGACCATACTCGAATTCAGCAGCCATCCGCGTCATGTATTGACTGGCGAATGTGCTGTCCGATGAGGTACCGCGGCCTGGTTCCTGAAACCCAGACGCCACGAAACTGGACAACAGCTGAGGATCGAAATGCTGTTTGCCACCGGTTTCATAGGGGTAGATCTGAAACTCGAAGGGATCAAGATCGGCGTATGCCTCACTCGTCAGTAGCACGGAGAGCAGTATCATCAAAAACCATATCCAGAGCCTCATCGTATCCTCCTAATCCGTCAGAAAACAGACGGACGATAGAAGGCTCTGGACTCTGAAGATCTCTGGCCTCCGACAGTCGTGTCGATATGGAAATTTCCTCGATAGACACCCCTTTGGTTCGATTCCGCGTAACCTGCCTTAAGCGTCCCAGCCGCTCATTTGCGCGAAGAGGCTATTCGATCGTCATGAACTCACCCCGCCTACCGCTTGCAGCAAAACGTCCACTACCAAGCCCGCATACACGGCCGGCAGCAACTCGGGCAGCACATAGCCGCACGTGATGATGCAACCCATGACTACTGCTCTCATACCAACCTCCCTGGACCGGGGAAAGTCACACATGATTTCGTCTGTCGTCGACTTGAACCGCAAATAGACGACTTACGCCCTCGCGATGAGGTCCATCGTGGAAACACATCTTGCCGGCCTTCATGATCACAAAATTCTGTGTGAACGAACACCATGAGACTATCTACGTGCATAAGCCGTGCTTGAAGACATCGCCCACATTTCAAATGAAAACAGCTGGCTTGCTCGAATAGCGTTGAGACAGTACTGAGCGGGCGTGACAAATTGACACTTCCGAGCGGAAGCCGCGTTGCTCAAGAGGATATGCGGTTGAATGGAGTAAAGACGAAGCAGAAGCGGTACAACCCAGGGGGCTTCACCAACAACTCCTACCAGGCGATGTCAAGCAGGAGTTGTCATTCCTCTCGGCTGAGAAAACGGCTCCTGGGGAATCCCATCACCAATCGGCTCTACTCGCTGCTATAAGAGAGGGGCAGAGACGTCTCTACACACAGCGGAGAGGAGATTCGATGGAAGCAGCGTGGGACATGGACAGGTACCGAGACATGAGACATGAAAAGGTGCCGAGCGATCTTCCTGGTCCTTGATGATACCGATTACGTATGGGCTCCATCAAAAAATCAGGCCGAAGTCCTCCGCTTGTCGATCGCTCAGCGACGCAGCAGCAGCGGGGTTCTGAATGAGCATGCGGACACGCGGCTGAGTGCGCTCATGATCGGCTCGTTCAACTAAGTTCACATTGGCAAGCCTCAACGCCGCTCGGGAAGGAAGCGGCTCGACGTCCCACAGTGAGATCAATACGGCACTGAGATGTCGTAGTTTCATCAAATCGACGGTTGCGGAGCCGGCCAGCGCCTTCAGGTCCATTCGAATCTGCTCCCGCCGACCTTGACGCCCTCCCGACAGATCCGCCCGTGGTATGGAAATGCTCAAGATGACCGGATCGTAATAGTCGGCAAGCTGCTTCGCCTTTTGTCTGATGCGCGCTAAGATTCGGTGGATCAAGATCACGCCACGATCCGTTTCTGCTTCCGACCCCTCGTCACTCGTGATCCCACGCACAGGCATCCGCCGTCGTTCAGCCGAGCCTACCATCGCCGTCACCTCCACAAAAAACCGTCCCGATCCGCGACGGCATTCCAAATCGGCCGTTCTGGCTTGTGACTCAGGGAGAAACGTGACTCGGTGTCCGATGCGAATCAACTGGGTGGCCAGCTCCAGTTCCGCCAGCGCAGATTCCTGCACGCCCAGATCATGATGGAGCAGGCGATGAAGAAGCCGTACGAGCCGAAGATGACTCGAATGATCGGTACAGTGCCGTTTGAGCATGTTCCATTGGTCATCGAGATGGCGGGAAAGGCCTTGCGAGGAATGGCGCTTCCAAGATATACCGACGGGCATACCATAAACTTCACCCAAACCGGAGTAAAGTTTCACAGTCCGTCGCGGTCGCCAGCGTGCCATCACATTTCCCACTGTGGTCCGTCAAACACGTTGACAGCTTGTCTTGATGTTATCGCGACGAGATACACCTCACAAAGCACCACCGACCATCATGCGACCGGCTTGTCGCCTTCGTCGTCATCCGGTGACTCGCCCAAGACCTCCGGTTGTCGAGCGACACATTCGTCGTACACTTCATCCAACCATCGACCTGCGCATCCCAGGACTTCCCGCACCAACGGCTCAGGCTGTCCCGTTCGTTTGATCGTCCATTGGGAAACATATTCGAGGAGCGCTTCCCGTTCGAAGGGCCTTGTCGAATGCGCGGCCAGAGCAGACAGTTCTCCGAGACCTGTCTGCAGGATGTCCAATACCGTGTCCCGCGCGTAGGACGTGCTTGCGGTTACATATTGAACAACACGATGGAGTTCGTGGTCGTTCATGTTGCAGTCCGTGAAAACAATCTTTGCACCCGGACGATTGACTGTCAACGCGGCTGTGCATCCATTGGACTCTGATCATTTTCTCCAATCACGGCACAGCCGGATGATAGGATGTGACCTGTTCGCCCTTGGGCAGCTATGCAAAGGAGATCGAGCATGATCGCGAGGCATCCGATTCGGCGAAAGACTTCATCCTCGGCGGTGTCTAACCGCTGGGATCTCACTCATCTCGTCAAGAACCCTCTGACCGACCTGGCGCAGCATTTGGAAGCGCTTGAGATGCAGGTCGTGCTGGTTGAGTCGGCTCGTCCTCGGCTCCAGGCGACAATGGCGAGCTCGGATTTCCGATCGATCCTGGCGCTCACCGAGTCGATCGCGGAGCGCTCTGCCCGGCTTGGCGCATTTGCCTACCTTTGGTTTTCGGAAAACACCACAAACACGAAAGCACGCTCGTTTAAGTCGCAGGTGGAGGAGCGGCTCACCGCCGTAAACAATCGCCTGCTCTTTCTTGACCTCTGGTGGCAGGGAGTAGATAACGAAAATGCGGCAAGGCTGATGGCCGACGCCGGTGACCTTCGCTACTACCTGGAAACCATCAGGCGTTACACACCTCACACACTTTCTGAATCGGAGGAGAAGATCGTCAACGTCAAGAATGTGACCGGTCGGAGTGCCGTCAACACACTCTATGACGTCGTGACCAACGGACTGGCATTCACGATGAAGATCGGCGGGAAGCCGCGCACCATGAACCGCGAAGAACTCATGAGCCACGTGCGAAGCCCAAAGGCATCCATCCGTCAGGCTGCATACAGAGAACTCTATCGTGTGTTCTCAGCCCAACGTGACTTGCTGGGAGAAATATATCGGACACTCGTGAACGACTGGAAGGCTGAGAACGTCGAACTTCGTAGGTTTGCTTCCCCCATCGCAACCCGTAACCTCGGCAATGATGTGCCGGACCAAGCCGTCGACGTGCTGTTGTCCACCTGCGCCAAGAATGCCGAGATTTTCCAAACCTACTTCAAACTGAAGGCGAAGATCTGCAAAATCTCCCCCATGAATCGGTATCATATCTACGCTCCCCATCGGGCAGAAACCAAGAAATATGCGTATGCCGATGCCGTCAGCATGGTGCTTGGCGCCTATCGCGGTTTCTCTCCACGACTTGCGGAGTTAGCCGAGCAGGTCTTTCGTGATCGACACATCGACGGACCCACATGCCCCGGCAAACTGGGGGGCGCATATTGCCACAGCGTGGTGCCTGGCCTCACTCCCTATGTGATGTTGAATTACACCGGTGAAGCCCGAGACATCGCGACCATGGCCCATGAGCTTGGCCATGCCATCCATGGAATCATGGCAAAGGACCATTCGATCTTTACCTTCCATTCAACCCTCCCCTTGGCGGAGACAGCGTCCGTCTTCGGTGAACGTATTCTCTCTGACACCCTCATGTCGAACGAGCACAGCAAAGCCGTTCGACAAGGCTTGCTCGTGAGTCAACTGGACGACCTCTACGCAACCGTGCTACGGCAGGCCTATTTCATTCGCTTTGAGCAAATAGCGCATCAAATGGTGGCGGAAGGGGCCACAGGAGACCAACTGGCACGAGCCTATCTCTCAGGGCTGAGACAGCAGTTCGGCAAGGCCGTACGAGTACCGGATGAGTTTCAATGGGAGTGGCTCATGATCCCTCATCTTTTCGCCAGTCCGTTCTATTGCTACGCCTACAGCTTTGGCAACTTGCTTGTATTGGCCTTATACAGAATGTACAGGGAGCAAGGGGCACCATTTGTTCCAAAATATCTGGACCTGCTCGCCACCGGCGGATCTCAATCACCCCAGGTCATTCTCAACAAATTGGGCGTGGATATGACATCCGCCTCCTTTTGGCAGTCAGGATTCGATACCATTACGGAAATGGTGCAGCAGATGGAAAGAACTCTCTCGTAATTTTATCTGATTCATGAATAACGGTTAAACTGACGCCAGACAAGACTTCGAGAGACTTCGAGAGACCACTTGACAGAATCGCTTTTCGATGGCACAATGAGAATGCTTCTCATAATCGCCATATGGTGACTGAATGTTTGTTTGTTTGTGCCGAGGAATCACAGAGTCAGATGTTCGTGATG includes:
- a CDS encoding M3 family oligoendopeptidase yields the protein MIARHPIRRKTSSSAVSNRWDLTHLVKNPLTDLAQHLEALEMQVVLVESARPRLQATMASSDFRSILALTESIAERSARLGAFAYLWFSENTTNTKARSFKSQVEERLTAVNNRLLFLDLWWQGVDNENAARLMADAGDLRYYLETIRRYTPHTLSESEEKIVNVKNVTGRSAVNTLYDVVTNGLAFTMKIGGKPRTMNREELMSHVRSPKASIRQAAYRELYRVFSAQRDLLGEIYRTLVNDWKAENVELRRFASPIATRNLGNDVPDQAVDVLLSTCAKNAEIFQTYFKLKAKICKISPMNRYHIYAPHRAETKKYAYADAVSMVLGAYRGFSPRLAELAEQVFRDRHIDGPTCPGKLGGAYCHSVVPGLTPYVMLNYTGEARDIATMAHELGHAIHGIMAKDHSIFTFHSTLPLAETASVFGERILSDTLMSNEHSKAVRQGLLVSQLDDLYATVLRQAYFIRFEQIAHQMVAEGATGDQLARAYLSGLRQQFGKAVRVPDEFQWEWLMIPHLFASPFYCYAYSFGNLLVLALYRMYREQGAPFVPKYLDLLATGGSQSPQVILNKLGVDMTSASFWQSGFDTITEMVQQMERTLS
- a CDS encoding tetratricopeptide repeat protein: MPNPRIEPLKKLLDMDPHDDVAWFGLGKAYMDDGLFEEAAKSLHQCVTVKPTYSAAYLALAQSLQKLGRLDECRTVCATGIDVSTKNGDAMVTKNLEALKLSLPS
- a CDS encoding nucleoside deaminase; the encoded protein is MRFVIQLALTNVTAQTGGPFGAAVFESQTGRLIAVGVNVVEPSNCSLAHAEMVALANSHQTLRHFDLGTDGMPMLELVTSCEPCAMCYGAIIWSGVSKVVCGARRSDATSIGFDEAPKPKNWIAELKKRRITVTRDLCRAEAIAVLRRYERSGGRIYNSRKR
- a CDS encoding histone deacetylase; the encoded protein is MGPGHPESPHRLRAIMQRLEQSGTAARLVRIEPRRAEEEWITQVHATNYVEMLNREAPAVGRMPLDPDTSMSPGTLNAAYLAAGGTLAAVDAIMAHQVDHVFCAVRPPGHHAEAGRAMGFCFFNNVAIAARYVQKKYGLTRVLIVDWDVHHGNGTQHSFEQDPSVLFFSTHQYPHYPGTGRGTERGNGAGVGLTVNVPMEAGEGDEEYHAIFLKSLVPVADAFKPEFVIISAGFDAHKDDPLAGMGLTEAGYADLTEIVVGVAKRHAKGRILSSLEGGYNLTALAHSVDAHINALLNA